A genome region from Mycobacterium florentinum includes the following:
- a CDS encoding mycofactocin-coupled SDR family oxidoreductase, translating into MSGRDGSLQGRVAFVTGAARAQGRAHAVRLAREGADIIALDICASASDTVTYTPATPEDLSETVRLVEAEGRKILARAGDIRDDPTVRQLVADGVEQFGRLDIVVANAGVLGWGRVWELTDEQWDTVIGVNLTGTWRTLRAAIPAMIEAGNGGSIIVVSSSAGLKATPGNGHYSASKFGLTALTNTLAIELGEYGIRVNSIHPYSIDTPMIEPEAMMEIFAKHPRFVHSFPPMPMQYKGFMAAEEVSDVVAWLAGDGAGTITGMQIPVDKGALKY; encoded by the coding sequence GTGTCGGGACGTGACGGATCACTGCAAGGACGGGTGGCATTCGTTACCGGTGCCGCCCGCGCGCAAGGGCGCGCACACGCGGTGCGGCTGGCCCGTGAGGGCGCCGACATCATCGCGCTCGATATCTGCGCATCCGCGTCGGACACCGTGACGTACACGCCGGCCACCCCCGAAGATCTCAGCGAGACCGTCCGACTGGTGGAGGCCGAGGGCCGCAAGATCCTGGCCCGTGCCGGGGACATTCGCGACGACCCCACGGTGCGCCAGTTGGTGGCCGACGGCGTGGAGCAGTTCGGCCGGCTCGACATCGTGGTCGCCAACGCCGGTGTGCTGGGCTGGGGCCGGGTCTGGGAACTCACCGACGAGCAGTGGGACACCGTCATCGGGGTCAACCTGACCGGCACCTGGCGCACCCTGCGCGCCGCGATTCCCGCGATGATCGAGGCCGGCAACGGCGGATCGATCATCGTCGTCAGCTCGTCGGCCGGCCTGAAGGCCACACCAGGCAACGGCCACTACTCGGCCAGCAAGTTCGGGCTGACCGCACTGACCAACACCCTGGCGATCGAGCTCGGCGAATACGGCATCCGGGTCAACTCCATCCATCCCTACTCGATCGACACCCCGATGATCGAACCGGAAGCGATGATGGAGATCTTCGCCAAGCATCCCCGCTTTGTGCACAGCTTCCCGCCAATGCCGATGCAGTACAAGGGATTCATGGCGGCCGAAGAGGTCTCCGACGTCGTAGCCTGGCTGGCGGGCGACGGCGCGGGCACGATTACCGGAATGCAGATCCCCGTCGATAAGGGTGCCCTAAAGTACTGA
- the rpsL gene encoding 30S ribosomal protein S12, producing the protein MPTIQQLVRKGRRDKIAKVKTAALKGSPQRRGVCTRVYTTTPKKPNSALRKVARVKLTSQVEVTAYIPGEGHNLQEHSMVLVRGGRVKDLPGVRYKIIRGSLDTQGVKNRKQARSRYGAKKEKS; encoded by the coding sequence ATGCCAACCATTCAGCAGCTGGTCCGCAAGGGTCGCCGCGACAAGATCGCCAAGGTCAAGACCGCGGCCCTGAAGGGCAGCCCGCAGCGCCGTGGCGTATGCACCCGCGTGTACACCACCACCCCGAAGAAGCCGAACTCGGCGCTTCGGAAGGTCGCGCGCGTGAAGCTGACCAGCCAGGTCGAGGTCACCGCCTACATCCCGGGCGAGGGCCACAACCTGCAGGAGCACTCGATGGTGCTGGTACGCGGTGGTCGTGTGAAGGACCTGCCCGGTGTGCGGTACAAGATCATCCGCGGCTCGCTGGACACCCAGGGTGTCAAGAACCGCAAGCAGGCTCGCAGCCGTTACGGCGCCAAGAAGGAGAAGAGCTAA
- a CDS encoding SHOCT domain-containing protein, translated as MLARYLKTQLVVLLCGGLVGPIFLVVYFTLGLGNVLQWMFYVGLLITVADVLIALALTNYGAKSAAKSALLEQHGVLALAQITGLAETGTRINDQPLVKVDLHIAGPGFTPFDSQDRVIASVTRLGNLTARKLVVLLDPTTQEYQIDWERSALVNGLVPAQFTVAEDNRTYDLSGQAGPLMEILRILKDNNVPLNRMVDIRSNPGLRQQIQAVVRRAAEQAPAAQGAPAGASPVGSPPQASIAERLQQLETLRTSGALTDEEYNARRTQIISEI; from the coding sequence GTGTTGGCGCGCTATCTCAAGACGCAGTTGGTGGTTTTGCTGTGCGGCGGTTTGGTCGGGCCGATCTTTCTGGTCGTCTACTTCACTCTCGGCCTGGGCAACGTGCTGCAGTGGATGTTCTATGTCGGGCTGCTCATCACCGTGGCCGACGTTCTGATCGCGCTCGCACTGACCAACTACGGCGCCAAGTCGGCGGCCAAGTCGGCTTTGCTGGAACAGCACGGCGTGCTGGCGCTCGCCCAGATCACCGGGCTCGCCGAGACGGGGACCCGGATCAACGACCAGCCGCTGGTGAAGGTCGACCTGCACATCGCCGGGCCTGGGTTCACACCGTTCGACAGTCAAGACCGGGTCATCGCCAGCGTCACCAGGTTGGGCAATCTCACCGCGCGCAAGCTCGTGGTACTGCTCGACCCCACCACGCAGGAATACCAAATCGACTGGGAACGAAGCGCTTTGGTCAACGGGCTGGTGCCGGCGCAGTTTACGGTGGCCGAGGACAACAGGACCTATGACCTGAGCGGGCAGGCGGGACCGCTGATGGAGATCCTGCGGATCCTCAAGGACAACAACGTTCCGCTCAACCGGATGGTCGACATCCGGTCAAACCCGGGGCTGCGTCAGCAGATCCAAGCCGTGGTGCGCCGCGCGGCCGAGCAGGCACCCGCCGCGCAAGGCGCCCCGGCCGGGGCGTCACCGGTCGGCTCACCCCCACAGGCATCGATCGCCGAGCGACTCCAACAGCTCGAGACGTTGCGCACCAGTGGCGCGTTGACCGACGAGGAGTACAACGCGCGGCGGACCCAGATCATCTCGGAGATCTGA
- a CDS encoding PE family protein, which yields MSFVNATPEYVAAAASDLAKIGTAINTANSAASGATSAVEAAGADAVSASISHLFGVHAAAYQAISAQAALFHQQFVELMSGGATQYADTEVVNAMPLQAAAQPVLGAAGASGQALSSQQAVIGAAAQAGGMASGVPVAAAVQPGATAPAAAVAPAAAPAAATVTPMAATTTVAAAPAGSAASAPAATAPHAQAPSYGPAPAAPAAAVDVSGPATASAAPADVATAELSSASMLPAAIPAVSSGLATPAPAASPKGRPPTPSR from the coding sequence ATGTCGTTCGTAAATGCGACGCCGGAGTATGTGGCGGCTGCGGCATCAGACTTGGCAAAAATCGGTACCGCCATCAACACCGCCAACTCGGCGGCGTCCGGCGCGACTTCGGCCGTTGAGGCCGCTGGCGCCGACGCGGTGTCGGCGAGCATCTCGCACCTGTTCGGCGTGCACGCCGCGGCCTACCAGGCCATCAGCGCTCAGGCGGCGCTGTTCCATCAGCAATTCGTCGAGCTCATGAGCGGTGGCGCGACCCAATATGCCGACACCGAGGTCGTCAACGCGATGCCGCTGCAGGCGGCCGCGCAGCCCGTGCTGGGCGCGGCCGGCGCATCGGGCCAGGCACTGAGCTCGCAGCAGGCGGTCATCGGCGCCGCGGCACAGGCGGGTGGCATGGCGTCGGGGGTGCCGGTTGCAGCGGCCGTGCAGCCGGGTGCCACGGCGCCGGCCGCCGCGGTGGCACCGGCGGCCGCGCCGGCCGCGGCGACAGTGACCCCGATGGCGGCGACCACCACGGTGGCGGCCGCGCCGGCGGGATCGGCGGCTTCGGCCCCCGCGGCCACGGCGCCGCACGCACAGGCACCGTCTTATGGGCCGGCCCCGGCGGCCCCGGCGGCGGCAGTGGATGTATCCGGCCCGGCGACCGCCTCGGCTGCCCCGGCGGATGTGGCGACCGCGGAGCTCTCGTCGGCCTCGATGTTGCCGGCGGCGATACCGGCCGTGTCGAGTGGCCTGGCCACGCCGGCCCCGGCGGCGTCTCCCAAAGGCCGGCCTCCCACACCATCGCGCTGA
- the rpsG gene encoding 30S ribosomal protein S7: MPRKGPAPKRPLVNDPVYGSQLVTQLVNKVLLKGKKSVAERIVYGALEQARDKTGTDPVITLKRALDNVKPALEVRSRRVGGATYQVPVEVRPDRSTTLALRWLVSFSRARREKTMIERLANEILDASNGLGASVKRREDTHKMAEANRAFAHYRW, translated from the coding sequence ATGCCGCGCAAGGGGCCCGCGCCTAAGCGTCCGCTGGTCAACGACCCGGTTTACGGGTCGCAGCTGGTGACCCAGCTGGTGAACAAAGTTCTGCTCAAGGGGAAGAAATCGGTCGCCGAGCGCATTGTTTATGGTGCGCTGGAGCAGGCTCGCGACAAGACCGGCACCGATCCGGTGATCACGCTCAAGCGCGCTCTCGACAACGTCAAGCCCGCCCTCGAGGTGCGTAGCCGCCGTGTCGGTGGTGCGACCTACCAGGTGCCCGTCGAGGTGCGTCCGGACCGGTCCACCACGCTGGCGCTGCGCTGGCTTGTCAGCTTCTCTCGGGCCCGCCGGGAGAAGACGATGATCGAGCGGCTGGCGAACGAGATCCTGGACGCCAGCAATGGCCTCGGGGCTTCCGTCAAGCGGCGTGAGGACACCCACAAGATGGCCGAGGCCAACCGCGCCTTCGCGCACTATCGCTGGTGA
- the tuf gene encoding elongation factor Tu codes for MAKAKFERTKPHVNIGTIGHVDHGKTTLTAAITKVLHDKYPNLNESRAFDQIDNAPEERQRGITINISHVEYQTEKRHYAHVDAPGHADYIKNMITGAAQMDGAILVVAATDGPMPQTREHVLLARQVGVPYILVALNKADMVDDEELLELVELEVRELLAAQEFDEEAPVIRVSALKALEGDAQWVESVEQLMDAVDESIPDPVRETDKPFLMPVEDVFTITGRGTVVTGRVERGVINVNEEVEIVGIKPTSTKTTVTGVEMFRKLLDQGQAGDNVGLLLRGIKREDVERGQVVVKPGTTTPHTEFEGSVYILSKDEGGRHTPFFNNYRPQFYFRTTDVTGVVTLPEGTEMVMPGDNTNISVKLIQPVAMDDGLRFAIREGGRTVGAGRVVKIIN; via the coding sequence GTGGCGAAGGCGAAGTTCGAGCGGACGAAGCCGCACGTCAACATCGGGACCATCGGTCACGTTGACCACGGCAAGACGACACTGACCGCGGCGATCACCAAAGTCCTGCATGACAAGTACCCGAACCTCAACGAGTCGCGCGCCTTCGACCAGATCGACAACGCGCCCGAGGAGCGTCAGCGCGGTATCACCATCAACATCTCCCACGTGGAGTACCAGACCGAGAAGCGTCACTACGCCCACGTGGACGCCCCGGGTCACGCCGACTACATCAAGAACATGATCACCGGCGCGGCTCAGATGGACGGCGCCATCCTGGTGGTTGCCGCGACCGACGGCCCGATGCCGCAGACCCGTGAGCACGTGCTGCTCGCGCGTCAGGTCGGCGTGCCCTACATCCTGGTCGCGCTGAACAAGGCCGACATGGTCGACGACGAGGAGCTGCTCGAGCTCGTCGAGCTCGAGGTACGCGAGCTGCTGGCCGCCCAGGAGTTCGACGAGGAGGCTCCGGTCATCCGCGTCTCGGCGCTCAAGGCGCTCGAGGGCGACGCCCAGTGGGTCGAGTCCGTCGAGCAGCTGATGGACGCCGTCGACGAGTCGATTCCGGACCCGGTCCGTGAGACCGACAAGCCGTTCCTGATGCCCGTCGAGGACGTCTTCACGATCACCGGTCGTGGCACCGTGGTCACCGGCCGTGTCGAGCGCGGCGTGATCAACGTGAACGAGGAAGTCGAGATCGTCGGCATCAAGCCGACCAGCACCAAGACCACGGTCACCGGTGTGGAGATGTTCCGCAAGCTGCTCGACCAGGGGCAGGCCGGCGACAACGTCGGGCTGTTGCTGCGTGGTATCAAGCGTGAGGACGTCGAGCGCGGCCAGGTTGTGGTCAAGCCCGGCACCACCACGCCGCACACCGAGTTCGAGGGCAGCGTCTACATCCTGTCCAAGGACGAGGGCGGCCGGCACACGCCGTTCTTCAACAACTACCGTCCGCAGTTCTACTTCCGCACCACCGACGTGACCGGTGTGGTGACGTTGCCGGAGGGCACCGAAATGGTGATGCCCGGTGACAACACCAACATCTCGGTGAAGCTGATCCAACCCGTCGCCATGGACGACGGGCTGCGGTTCGCGATCCGCGAGGGTGGCCGTACCGTCGGCGCCGGCCGGGTCGTCAAGATCATCAACTAG
- the fusA gene encoding elongation factor G: MAQKDVLTDLTKVRNIGIMAHIDAGKTTTTERILYYTGISYKIGEVHDGAATMDWMEQEQERGITITSAATTCFWNDNQINIIDTPGHVDFTVEVERSLRVLDGAVAVFDGKEGVEPQSEQVWRQADKYDVPRICFVNKMDKIGADFYFSVRTMEERLGANVIPIQLPVGSEGDFEGVVDLVEMKAKVWRGETKLGETYETIDIPAELQEKADEYRTKLLESVAETDEALLEKYLGGEELTVAEIKGAIRKLTISSEAYPVLCGSAFKNKGVQPMLDAVIDYLPSPLDVPPAIGHAPGKEDEEITRNPSTDQPFSALAFKVATHPFFGKLTYVRVYSGKVDSGSQVINATKGKKERLGKLFQMHSNKENPVETASAGHIYAVIGLKDTTTGDTLSDPNQQIVLESMTFPDPVIEVAIEPKTKSDQEKLSLSIQKLAEEDPTFKVHQDAETGQTVIGGMGELHLDILVDRMRREFKVEANVGKPQVAYKETIKRIAEKVEFTHKKQTGGSGQFAKVLINLEPFTGEDGATYEFENKVTGGRIPREYIPSVDAGAQDAMQYGVLAGYPLVNLKVTLLDGAYHEVDSSEMAFKIAGSQVLKKAAQQAQPVILEPIMAVEVTTPEDYMGDVIGDLNSRRGQIQAMEERAGARVVRAHVPLSEMFGYVGDLRSKTQGRANYSMVFDSYAEVPANVSKEIIAKATGE; the protein is encoded by the coding sequence GTGGCACAGAAGGACGTGCTGACCGACCTGACCAAGGTCCGCAACATCGGCATCATGGCGCACATCGACGCCGGTAAGACGACGACGACCGAGCGCATCCTCTACTACACCGGTATCAGCTACAAGATCGGTGAGGTCCACGACGGCGCCGCCACCATGGACTGGATGGAGCAGGAGCAGGAGCGCGGAATCACCATCACCTCCGCGGCCACCACCTGTTTCTGGAATGACAACCAGATCAACATCATCGACACACCCGGGCACGTCGACTTCACCGTCGAGGTGGAGCGCAGCCTGCGTGTTCTCGACGGTGCCGTTGCCGTGTTCGACGGCAAGGAGGGCGTCGAGCCGCAGTCCGAGCAGGTCTGGCGTCAGGCCGACAAGTACGACGTGCCGCGGATCTGCTTCGTCAACAAGATGGACAAGATCGGCGCCGACTTCTACTTCTCGGTCCGCACGATGGAAGAGCGCCTCGGCGCCAACGTCATCCCGATCCAGCTGCCCGTCGGCTCCGAAGGCGACTTCGAGGGCGTCGTCGACCTGGTCGAGATGAAGGCCAAGGTGTGGCGGGGCGAGACCAAGCTCGGCGAGACCTACGAGACCATCGACATCCCTGCCGAATTGCAGGAGAAGGCCGACGAGTACCGCACCAAGCTGCTCGAGTCCGTCGCCGAGACCGACGAGGCGCTGCTGGAGAAGTACCTCGGCGGCGAAGAGCTCACCGTCGCCGAGATCAAGGGCGCCATCCGCAAGCTGACCATCAGCTCAGAGGCCTACCCGGTGCTGTGCGGCAGTGCGTTCAAGAACAAGGGCGTGCAGCCGATGCTGGACGCGGTCATCGACTACCTGCCCTCGCCGCTGGACGTGCCGCCGGCCATTGGCCACGCGCCGGGCAAAGAGGACGAGGAGATCACCCGCAACCCGTCGACGGACCAGCCCTTCTCGGCGCTGGCGTTCAAGGTCGCCACGCACCCGTTCTTCGGCAAGCTGACCTACGTCCGGGTGTACTCGGGCAAGGTCGACTCCGGCAGCCAGGTCATCAACGCCACCAAGGGCAAGAAGGAGCGGCTGGGCAAGCTGTTCCAGATGCACTCCAACAAGGAGAACCCGGTCGAGACGGCCTCGGCGGGGCACATCTACGCGGTGATCGGCCTCAAGGACACCACCACCGGTGACACCCTGAGCGACCCCAACCAGCAGATCGTGCTCGAGTCGATGACCTTCCCCGACCCGGTGATCGAGGTGGCCATCGAGCCCAAGACGAAGAGCGACCAGGAGAAGCTGTCGCTGTCGATCCAGAAGCTCGCCGAGGAGGACCCGACCTTCAAGGTGCACCAGGACGCGGAGACCGGCCAGACCGTCATCGGTGGTATGGGCGAGCTGCACCTGGACATCCTGGTCGACCGGATGCGCCGCGAGTTCAAGGTCGAGGCCAACGTCGGCAAGCCCCAGGTCGCCTACAAGGAGACCATCAAGCGGATCGCGGAGAAGGTCGAATTCACCCACAAGAAGCAGACGGGTGGTTCGGGCCAATTCGCGAAGGTGCTCATCAACCTCGAGCCGTTCACCGGCGAGGACGGTGCGACCTACGAATTCGAGAACAAGGTCACCGGTGGTCGCATCCCACGCGAGTACATCCCGTCGGTGGATGCGGGTGCCCAGGACGCGATGCAGTACGGCGTGCTGGCCGGCTACCCGCTGGTGAACCTGAAGGTCACCTTGCTCGACGGTGCCTACCACGAGGTTGACTCCTCGGAAATGGCATTCAAGATCGCAGGGTCACAGGTGCTGAAAAAGGCTGCGCAGCAAGCCCAGCCGGTGATCCTCGAGCCGATCATGGCGGTCGAAGTGACCACACCCGAGGACTACATGGGTGACGTGATCGGCGACCTGAACTCCCGCCGTGGCCAGATCCAGGCCATGGAGGAGCGGGCTGGTGCGCGCGTCGTTCGGGCGCACGTCCCGCTGTCGGAGATGTTCGGCTATGTCGGCGACCTGCGGTCCAAGACTCAAGGCCGGGCGAACTACTCCATGGTGTTCGACTCGTACGCCGAAGTCCCCGCGAACGTCTCGAAGGAGATCATCGCTAAGGCGACGGGCGAGTGA
- a CDS encoding NAD(P)/FAD-dependent oxidoreductase: protein MSNKGIVIVGGGLAAARTAEQLRRSDYTGPVTIVSDEVHLPYDRPPLSKEVLRKEVDDVVLKPREFYDENNITLRLGAAATGLDTAAQTLTLSDGTSLGYDELVIATGLVPRRIPAFPDLDDIRVLRSFDESMALREHASEAQHAVVVGAGFIGCEVAASLRSLGVDVVLVEPQPTPLASVLGEQIGELVSRLHRGEGVDVRTGIGVAEVRGDGRVDTVVLSDGTELAADLVVVGIGSRPATEWLEGSGVDVDNGVICDEAGRTTAPNVWALGDVASWRDATGHQARVEHWSNVADQARVVVPAMLGQEVPSIAVVPYFWSDQYDVKIQCLGEPEATDIVHLVEDDGRKFLAYYERDGVVVGVVGGGLPGKVMKARGKIAAATPISEMLG from the coding sequence GTGAGCAATAAAGGAATCGTGATCGTCGGGGGTGGGCTCGCGGCTGCGCGCACGGCCGAGCAATTGCGCCGGTCGGATTACACCGGGCCCGTCACGATCGTCAGCGACGAGGTCCATCTGCCCTACGATCGGCCGCCGTTGTCCAAGGAAGTGCTGCGCAAAGAGGTCGACGACGTCGTCCTCAAGCCGCGTGAGTTCTACGACGAGAACAACATCACGCTGCGGCTCGGTGCGGCGGCCACCGGCCTGGACACCGCCGCGCAGACGCTGACCCTTTCCGACGGAACCTCGCTCGGTTACGACGAGCTGGTGATCGCGACGGGGTTGGTCCCGCGACGGATTCCCGCGTTCCCGGATCTGGACGATATTCGCGTGCTGCGCTCGTTCGACGAGAGCATGGCGCTGCGCGAGCACGCTTCCGAGGCGCAGCACGCCGTGGTGGTCGGCGCCGGCTTCATCGGCTGCGAGGTCGCGGCCAGCCTGCGCAGCCTGGGGGTCGACGTGGTGCTGGTGGAGCCGCAGCCGACGCCGCTGGCGTCGGTGCTCGGCGAACAGATCGGCGAACTGGTGTCGCGCCTGCATCGCGGCGAAGGCGTCGACGTGCGTACCGGTATCGGTGTGGCCGAGGTGCGCGGAGACGGCCGGGTCGACACCGTGGTGCTCAGCGACGGCACCGAGCTTGCCGCCGATTTGGTGGTCGTCGGCATCGGATCGCGGCCGGCCACCGAATGGCTGGAGGGCAGTGGTGTCGACGTTGACAACGGTGTCATCTGTGACGAGGCCGGGCGCACCACTGCGCCCAACGTGTGGGCGCTAGGAGATGTCGCCTCGTGGCGTGATGCGACGGGACATCAAGCGCGCGTGGAGCATTGGAGCAACGTGGCCGACCAAGCCAGGGTGGTGGTGCCCGCGATGCTTGGGCAAGAGGTGCCGTCTATCGCGGTCGTGCCGTACTTCTGGAGCGACCAGTACGACGTCAAAATCCAGTGCCTGGGCGAGCCGGAGGCCACCGACATCGTGCACCTCGTCGAGGACGACGGACGAAAGTTCCTGGCCTACTACGAGCGGGACGGGGTAGTGGTCGGCGTGGTCGGCGGCGGTTTGCCGGGCAAAGTCATGAAGGCCCGCGGTAAAATCGCTGCGGCAACACCGATTTCGGAGATGCTAGGCTGA